In a single window of the Prochlorococcus marinus str. AS9601 genome:
- a CDS encoding TM0106 family RecB-like putative nuclease, with the protein MNSLHLKSFTRCKRKAWLDFKGKKSYEVWSPHKAIDKINQFQIFSEFCNGEIYSGLKACENGYQGVIGLKIKGNLFQNINAEILPQLLLKTKGKSKWGEYKYLPAVYKLGHKTTKEHLFDLAFCSMLLESFQESKIEKGLVISTFYKKVKVEEIYLNKKLRKKVLNVLLNLNECLEGSIPEITQDRKKCTICSWQKFCDKEAKENGYLTDIDGIGSKTASLLNANGITNTQTLASCSEKQLVEKLSTFKDQKYEKASIFVKQAQAYISGEPYFISNKNNTEDLLEKICSGFYIFDIESNPDEKHDFLYGFLKVNNLSIKKEDLTYEPILNLKNNEGESYSQIIEKLFSHKELPVLHYGETEKISIINIAKELNFSFEEIDSLTSRFIDLHTLIRKSWILPLKNYGLKTVSNWLGFEWAQKNVSGSKALYWWIQYQITENQIFLKKIIQYNKDDCFATLQIAEYLIKNRLKKN; encoded by the coding sequence TTGAATTCTCTTCATTTAAAAAGTTTTACAAGATGCAAAAGAAAAGCATGGCTCGATTTTAAGGGTAAAAAATCTTATGAAGTTTGGTCTCCCCATAAAGCTATAGATAAAATTAATCAGTTTCAAATTTTCTCTGAATTTTGTAATGGTGAAATATATTCAGGATTAAAAGCATGTGAAAATGGTTATCAAGGGGTAATTGGATTAAAAATCAAAGGGAATCTTTTCCAAAATATAAACGCAGAGATACTTCCACAATTACTTTTAAAGACTAAAGGTAAAAGTAAATGGGGAGAATATAAATATTTACCTGCTGTTTATAAGTTAGGCCACAAAACAACTAAAGAACATTTATTCGACTTAGCTTTTTGTTCTATGCTTTTGGAATCTTTTCAAGAATCTAAAATTGAGAAAGGATTAGTAATTTCAACTTTTTATAAAAAAGTTAAAGTTGAAGAGATTTATTTAAATAAAAAATTAAGAAAAAAAGTTTTAAATGTGTTATTAAATTTGAATGAATGCTTGGAGGGATCTATACCAGAAATAACTCAAGATAGAAAAAAATGTACCATCTGTTCATGGCAAAAATTTTGTGACAAAGAAGCAAAAGAAAATGGATATCTAACAGATATAGATGGAATAGGGTCCAAAACGGCCTCTTTACTCAACGCAAACGGAATAACTAATACCCAAACATTAGCTTCGTGTAGCGAAAAACAACTTGTAGAGAAATTATCAACATTCAAAGATCAGAAGTATGAAAAAGCATCCATATTTGTAAAGCAAGCACAAGCATATATCTCTGGAGAACCATATTTCATTTCTAATAAAAATAATACGGAAGATTTATTAGAAAAAATATGTTCGGGATTTTATATCTTTGATATTGAGTCAAATCCAGATGAAAAGCATGATTTTTTATATGGATTTTTAAAAGTAAATAATTTGTCTATAAAAAAAGAAGATCTTACTTATGAACCAATCTTAAATCTTAAAAACAATGAAGGAGAATCTTACAGTCAAATTATTGAAAAACTTTTTTCACACAAGGAATTGCCAGTTTTGCATTACGGAGAAACTGAAAAAATATCAATAATTAATATTGCTAAAGAACTAAATTTTAGTTTTGAAGAAATTGATTCACTTACCTCAAGATTTATTGACTTACATACCTTAATAAGAAAGTCTTGGATATTACCACTAAAAAACTATGGCTTAAAAACTGTTTCTAATTGGCTTGGATTTGAATGGGCACAGAAAAATGTAAGTGGCTCGAAAGCACTTTATTGGTGGATTCAATATCAAATTACAGAAAACCAAATATTTTTAAAGAAAATTATCCAATATAACAAAGATGATTGTTTTGCTACTCTACAAATTGCAGAATATTTAATCAAAAATCGATTAAAGAAAAATTGA
- a CDS encoding phosphoglucomutase/phosphomannomutase family protein, with amino-acid sequence MRADKLDKIKFGTDGWRGIIGFDFNLSNLSRVVVAACQELHYQYYKEVNSKKIIIGYDRRFMACEFAKQIVPFVRGCGFEPILSDGFVTTPSCSFYAKEVGCLGALVITASHNPYNWLGLKIKSLNGCSVDESFTREVEKRLMLGNSIEKIDGITQLVDIKKFHLDRIKSLFDINYISKRLKKMKLKIFVDSMHGSAANCMAEIFASNDLEVISEIRKDADPFFGGKPPEPLLNYADDLKQTLMKNSTNEVKTLGIIFDGDGDRIAAIDEKGRYSSTQDLLPYFIKYLGEIKNNSYPVLKTVSGSDIIKNISESQNRDVFELPVGFKYIAEKMIKGKIFIGGEESGGVGFGDFMPERDALYAAMVLLNGIAEKSQYLYETLDEIQEDFGPSFYKRIDIKFPNQSEKNNVKEFIIDNIPENINNHKLKSISKIDGIKLRIDKNFWLLFRFSGTEPLLRLYCEAPKESYLIEVLEWGQEFINLARK; translated from the coding sequence TTGAGAGCTGATAAATTAGATAAGATAAAATTTGGAACTGATGGTTGGAGAGGAATTATTGGTTTTGACTTTAACCTGTCCAATCTTTCAAGAGTTGTTGTAGCTGCATGTCAGGAGTTACATTATCAATACTATAAAGAAGTTAATTCAAAGAAAATTATTATTGGATATGATCGTAGATTTATGGCTTGTGAATTCGCCAAGCAAATAGTGCCCTTTGTAAGAGGATGTGGTTTCGAACCGATCTTATCTGATGGCTTTGTTACAACGCCCTCTTGTAGCTTCTATGCCAAAGAAGTCGGTTGTCTTGGAGCGTTAGTAATTACAGCAAGTCATAATCCATATAATTGGCTAGGTCTGAAAATAAAGAGCTTAAATGGATGTTCTGTTGACGAATCTTTTACAAGAGAAGTTGAAAAAAGATTAATGCTTGGAAATTCAATTGAAAAAATAGATGGTATTACTCAGTTGGTAGATATTAAGAAATTTCATTTAGATAGAATTAAATCCCTTTTTGATATTAACTATATTTCCAAGAGATTAAAAAAAATGAAATTGAAAATTTTTGTAGATTCTATGCATGGTTCAGCTGCAAATTGTATGGCTGAGATTTTTGCTTCTAATGATTTAGAGGTTATTTCAGAAATCAGGAAAGATGCTGATCCTTTTTTTGGAGGAAAACCTCCTGAACCTCTTCTGAATTATGCAGATGATCTAAAACAAACACTAATGAAAAATTCAACAAATGAAGTGAAAACTTTAGGAATTATATTTGATGGTGATGGTGATAGAATTGCGGCAATTGATGAAAAAGGAAGATACTCTAGTACTCAAGATTTACTCCCATACTTTATTAAATATTTGGGCGAAATTAAAAATAATTCTTATCCAGTTTTAAAGACAGTTAGTGGTTCAGATATTATTAAAAATATTTCAGAGAGTCAAAATAGAGATGTTTTTGAACTTCCGGTTGGCTTTAAATATATTGCTGAAAAAATGATTAAAGGAAAAATATTTATTGGAGGAGAGGAATCTGGGGGAGTTGGTTTTGGTGACTTTATGCCTGAAAGAGATGCTCTATATGCAGCAATGGTTTTACTAAATGGAATTGCTGAAAAATCTCAATATTTATATGAAACTTTAGATGAAATTCAAGAAGACTTTGGGCCAAGTTTTTATAAAAGAATTGATATTAAATTTCCAAATCAGTCAGAAAAAAATAACGTAAAAGAATTTATCATAGATAATATTCCTGAGAATATTAATAATCACAAGTTAAAAAGTATCTCAAAGATCGATGGAATAAAATTGAGAATTGATAAAAATTTTTGGCTTCTTTTTAGGTTTTCAGGAACGGAACCTCTTTTAAGGTTATATTGTGAAGCACCAAAAGAATCTTATCTAATTGAGGTATTAGAGTGGGGGCAAGAATTTATAAATTTGGCAAGAAAATAA
- a CDS encoding carotenoid oxygenase family protein translates to MTNLQEKKIDKFNIFKKEDWSSAYKNVEKELTKVPLKVSKGNNIKNLNGTLLRNGPGILERGGQWVHHPFDGDGMITSIKFKDGQPFLTNRFVKTKGYLEEEKINKFIYRGVFGTQKNGGILNNALDLKFKNIANTHVIKLGDEILALWEAAGPHAMNPDNLDTIGLTTLKGVLKPNEAFSAHPKTDLNSNASSELLVTFGVQTGPKSTIRLMEFDNAGTNSGELIFDRKDTFNGFAFLHDFAITTNWAIFLQNAIDFNPLPFVMGQRGAAQCLKSNPNKKAKFFIIPRESGLFRGQPPLTIDAPEGFVFHHVNAFEKDSKIVLDSIFYDDFPSVGPDENFRDIDFDKYPEGKLKRSIIDLKTKTCELETFSEQCCEFAVVNPKNLGLKATFSWMASTSQKLGNAPLQAIKKINLTSKEEISWSAGPSGFVSEPIMVPSENSSKEDEGFLFILLWNGERRGSDLVILDAKDLKELAVYELPISIPHGLHGSWVN, encoded by the coding sequence GTGACTAATTTACAAGAGAAAAAAATTGATAAATTTAATATTTTTAAAAAAGAAGATTGGTCAAGTGCTTACAAAAATGTAGAAAAGGAGTTAACTAAAGTGCCTCTAAAAGTTAGCAAAGGTAATAATATTAAAAATTTAAATGGAACATTATTAAGAAATGGACCAGGAATATTAGAGAGAGGTGGACAATGGGTTCATCATCCATTTGATGGTGATGGGATGATAACATCCATAAAATTCAAAGATGGTCAGCCATTCTTAACAAATAGATTTGTTAAGACTAAAGGCTATTTGGAAGAAGAAAAAATAAATAAATTTATTTATAGAGGTGTTTTTGGAACACAAAAAAATGGAGGAATTTTAAATAATGCATTAGATCTAAAATTCAAGAATATCGCTAATACACATGTTATTAAATTAGGAGATGAAATTCTCGCGTTATGGGAAGCAGCAGGTCCACATGCAATGAATCCTGATAATCTTGACACTATTGGTTTAACAACATTAAAAGGGGTACTCAAACCTAACGAAGCATTCAGTGCTCATCCCAAAACAGACCTAAACTCAAATGCATCTTCAGAACTTTTAGTCACTTTTGGAGTACAAACCGGGCCCAAAAGTACCATTAGATTAATGGAATTTGATAATGCTGGTACAAATTCTGGAGAGCTCATTTTTGACAGAAAAGATACTTTTAATGGCTTTGCATTTCTTCATGATTTTGCAATTACAACTAATTGGGCAATATTTTTACAGAATGCTATTGATTTCAATCCTCTTCCATTTGTAATGGGTCAAAGAGGAGCAGCACAATGTCTAAAGTCAAACCCAAATAAAAAGGCAAAGTTTTTTATCATCCCAAGAGAAAGTGGATTATTTAGAGGACAGCCTCCTTTAACAATAGATGCTCCAGAAGGATTCGTTTTTCATCATGTAAACGCATTTGAAAAAGATTCCAAAATCGTATTAGATAGTATTTTTTATGATGATTTCCCATCAGTTGGTCCAGATGAGAATTTTAGGGATATTGACTTTGATAAATATCCAGAAGGAAAACTGAAAAGATCAATTATCGATCTGAAAACAAAAACTTGTGAACTTGAAACTTTCAGTGAGCAATGTTGTGAATTTGCTGTTGTTAATCCTAAAAACTTAGGATTAAAAGCAACTTTTAGTTGGATGGCAAGCACATCTCAAAAGCTGGGGAACGCTCCACTTCAAGCAATAAAAAAAATAAATTTAACTTCTAAGGAAGAGATTTCTTGGTCAGCCGGTCCAAGTGGATTTGTTAGTGAACCAATTATGGTCCCATCAGAAAACTCTTCAAAAGAAGATGAGGGATTTTTATTTATACTTCTATGGAACGGAGAAAGAAGAGGAAGCGATTTAGTGATATTAGACGCAAAAGACTTAAAAGAATTAGCTGTTTATGAATTACCCATTTCAATTCCTCATGGCCTTCATGGATCTTGGGTCAATTGA
- a CDS encoding hemolysin family protein translates to MKITLLFFLLFLPAFFAASELSFLLIRPSKVLRLIEEKKKGAFSILKIQKRFRSSLIASQFGVTISLVAIGWLSNNLANDYWKSNNLSDRFYDLLLFLFVVLVVTLISGLIPKALVINNPESAALRLTTIFDAVRKSMNPIVKTIGFFASACLGLFNLNNKWDSLNSGLSAGELETLIETDNVTGLKPDEKNILEGVFALKDTQVKEVMIPRSEMVTLPKNITFSELMKQVDKTRHARFFVIGESLDDVLGVLDLRYLAKPISKGEMEADTSLEPFLLPVTKIIETCSLAEIFPIVRDYNPFLLVVDEHGGTEGLITAADLNGEIVGEEMLNNRIYSDMRMLDNLSKKWSIAGKSEIIEINKKIGCSIPEGIDYHTLAGFMLEKFQMVPKIGDVLDFNNIKFEVISMSGPKIDRVKIILPKS, encoded by the coding sequence ATGAAAATAACTCTACTTTTTTTTCTTTTATTTTTACCAGCTTTTTTCGCAGCGAGTGAACTCTCTTTTTTATTAATAAGGCCAAGTAAAGTTTTAAGGTTAATAGAAGAAAAAAAGAAAGGAGCTTTTTCAATTTTAAAAATTCAAAAACGCTTTAGATCTTCACTAATTGCTTCTCAATTTGGAGTAACAATTTCATTAGTTGCGATTGGATGGCTCAGCAATAACCTGGCTAATGACTATTGGAAAAGCAATAATTTATCAGATAGATTTTATGATCTTCTATTATTTTTATTTGTTGTTTTAGTTGTTACTCTTATTTCTGGACTAATTCCAAAAGCTTTAGTAATTAATAATCCAGAATCTGCTGCATTAAGGTTAACCACAATATTCGACGCCGTGAGAAAATCTATGAATCCTATAGTGAAAACAATAGGATTCTTCGCTAGTGCCTGTTTAGGCTTGTTCAATTTAAATAACAAATGGGATTCTTTAAACTCGGGTTTATCTGCTGGAGAATTAGAAACTCTTATAGAAACAGATAACGTAACAGGTTTAAAACCAGATGAGAAGAATATTCTTGAAGGAGTTTTTGCTTTAAAAGATACACAAGTTAAAGAAGTGATGATTCCAAGATCCGAAATGGTAACTTTGCCAAAAAATATAACCTTTTCAGAACTTATGAAACAAGTAGATAAAACTCGACATGCTCGCTTCTTTGTAATTGGTGAGTCTTTAGATGATGTATTAGGTGTATTAGATTTGCGTTATCTAGCTAAGCCAATATCAAAAGGTGAAATGGAAGCCGATACATCATTAGAGCCATTCCTTTTACCCGTCACAAAAATAATAGAAACATGTTCACTAGCAGAAATATTTCCAATAGTAAGAGACTACAATCCATTCTTACTGGTAGTTGATGAACACGGCGGGACAGAGGGACTAATAACTGCAGCTGATCTAAATGGCGAAATAGTTGGAGAGGAAATGCTTAATAATAGAATTTATTCAGACATGAGAATGTTAGATAATTTATCTAAAAAATGGTCAATAGCTGGAAAATCAGAAATTATTGAAATCAATAAAAAGATAGGATGTTCTATTCCAGAAGGTATTGATTATCATACCCTTGCTGGATTTATGTTAGAAAAATTTCAAATGGTCCCAAAAATTGGCGACGTTTTAGATTTTAATAATATTAAATTTGAAGTTATTTCTATGTCAGGTCCAAAAATTGATCGTGTTAAAATAATTCTTCCCAAAAGCTAA
- the tgt gene encoding tRNA guanosine(34) transglycosylase Tgt — protein sequence MFEFEITSNCSNTAARTGIFHTPNGQVNTPKFMPVGTLATVKGISSKQLTSTGSEMILSNTFHLHLQPGEKLVKESGGIHKFMNWPKPILTDSGGYQVFSLAKLNNISDKGVEFKNPRDGSYVFLSPEKVIQIQMDLGSDVAMAFDHCPPHTANENDIEDSLQRTHSWLQKSVETHQKSNQALFGIVQGGKYPKLREYSAKYTSSFDLPGIAVGGVSVGETVEEIHSVINYVPKFLPIKKPRYLMGIGSLKEISLAVANGFDIFDCVLPTRLGRHGTAFFNDERLNLRNARFKNDFSPIDKTCKCETCKSYSRAYLHHLIRNDEILGLTLISLHNIAHLIRFTNAISTAIRDNCFTNDFAPWKTSSIAHHTW from the coding sequence GTGTTTGAATTTGAAATTACATCGAATTGCAGTAATACAGCAGCAAGAACTGGTATATTTCATACACCAAATGGTCAGGTAAACACACCAAAATTTATGCCTGTGGGTACTTTGGCAACGGTTAAAGGAATTTCATCTAAGCAGTTAACCTCCACAGGATCAGAAATGATTCTTTCAAATACCTTTCATCTGCATTTACAACCTGGAGAAAAACTAGTTAAAGAATCTGGCGGAATACATAAGTTCATGAATTGGCCTAAGCCTATTCTTACTGATTCAGGAGGATATCAAGTTTTTAGTTTGGCCAAATTAAATAATATTTCTGATAAAGGCGTGGAATTTAAAAATCCAAGAGATGGTAGTTATGTATTTTTATCACCTGAAAAAGTAATACAGATTCAAATGGATCTTGGATCGGATGTCGCGATGGCTTTTGATCATTGTCCTCCGCATACAGCTAACGAAAATGATATTGAGGACTCTTTACAAAGAACTCATTCATGGTTACAAAAAAGTGTTGAGACTCATCAGAAATCTAATCAAGCATTATTCGGTATAGTTCAAGGTGGAAAGTATCCTAAATTGAGAGAATACAGTGCAAAATATACAAGTTCTTTTGATCTTCCTGGAATAGCAGTGGGAGGTGTAAGTGTTGGCGAGACAGTCGAAGAAATACATAGTGTAATTAATTACGTCCCGAAATTCTTACCAATAAAAAAACCAAGATATTTAATGGGAATTGGCTCCTTAAAAGAAATTTCTCTTGCTGTTGCTAATGGATTCGATATATTTGACTGTGTTTTGCCTACAAGACTAGGAAGACATGGGACTGCATTTTTTAATGATGAAAGACTGAATTTGCGAAATGCTCGATTTAAAAATGACTTTTCTCCGATTGATAAAACTTGTAAATGTGAAACCTGTAAATCCTATTCTCGAGCATATTTGCATCATCTAATTAGAAATGACGAAATATTAGGACTAACTCTCATCAGTTTGCATAATATTGCTCACTTAATAAGATTTACCAATGCAATTTCTACTGCAATTAGAGATAATTGTTTTACAAATGATTTCGCTCCTTGGAAAACATCCTCTATTGCTCACCATACGTGGTAA
- a CDS encoding photosystem II reaction center protein K, which translates to MLILFNTFAELPEAYKAFAPTVDVLPLIPLFFFLLVFVWQAAVGFK; encoded by the coding sequence GTGCTCATTCTATTTAATACATTCGCTGAATTGCCCGAGGCTTATAAAGCCTTTGCTCCAACTGTTGATGTTCTTCCACTGATTCCTTTATTTTTCTTTTTATTAGTGTTTGTTTGGCAAGCTGCTGTTGGATTTAAATAA
- the rdgB gene encoding RdgB/HAM1 family non-canonical purine NTP pyrophosphatase, which translates to MKNLYLASKNKGKIEEYKKLLAGVNCKLLLQPESLEVEEDGLTFRDNAIKKAREVSRKTNNFSIADDSGICIEALGGKPGIYSSRYAENDQKRIERVLRELDGVQNRSAFFIANICVCSPNGEVIIESEAKCHGNIILNPRGKSGFGYDPIFEESSTGLTFAEMNNDIKDSCSHRGKALKKIIPDLIEIFS; encoded by the coding sequence ATGAAAAATTTATATTTAGCGAGTAAGAATAAAGGTAAAATTGAAGAATATAAGAAATTGCTCGCTGGAGTTAATTGTAAATTGTTACTCCAGCCAGAATCATTAGAAGTTGAAGAGGATGGACTGACATTTAGAGATAATGCAATTAAAAAAGCGAGAGAAGTTTCGAGAAAAACGAATAATTTTTCGATTGCAGATGATTCAGGAATTTGTATTGAAGCACTAGGTGGTAAGCCTGGCATTTACTCATCTAGATATGCAGAAAATGATCAGAAGAGAATTGAACGAGTTTTAAGAGAACTTGATGGAGTTCAAAATAGAAGTGCTTTCTTTATTGCTAATATTTGTGTCTGTTCCCCAAATGGTGAAGTGATAATTGAATCTGAGGCCAAATGTCATGGAAATATTATTTTAAACCCCAGAGGGAAAAGTGGTTTTGGGTATGACCCAATTTTTGAGGAGAGTTCTACCGGATTAACTTTCGCAGAAATGAATAATGATATTAAAGACTCTTGTAGTCATAGAGGTAAAGCATTAAAAAAAATTATTCCAGATTTAATTGAAATTTTTTCTTAA
- a CDS encoding Gfo/Idh/MocA family protein, with amino-acid sequence MQPTSSPVKVGVIGIGNMGWHHARVLSLLKDANLIGVADPNEERGKLAIEQFQCEWFKDYKDLIPKVDAICIAVPTLLHQKVGLDCLKRGANVLIEKPIAANELEAKSLIEAANESNCLLQVGHIERFNPAFRELNKIVNNEEIVVLEARRHSPHADRANDVSVVMDLMIHDIDLILELVNSKIQKLAAVGGRNSEGLIDYVNATLVFKNNVIASLTASKMSHKKIRNLSAHCQNSLVETDFLNHSLQIHRKSHESYTAEHGELVYRNDGYVEEVSTTSIEPLYAELEHFLKCVQGKETPEVDGEQASRALKIADFIERAVENSGDAILLENPF; translated from the coding sequence ATGCAACCAACCTCATCACCCGTAAAGGTTGGAGTCATAGGTATAGGAAATATGGGATGGCATCATGCTCGAGTACTAAGTTTACTCAAAGATGCAAATCTCATTGGAGTCGCAGATCCAAATGAAGAGAGAGGCAAATTAGCTATTGAACAATTTCAATGTGAATGGTTCAAAGATTATAAGGACCTAATTCCAAAAGTTGATGCTATCTGTATCGCCGTCCCAACACTACTTCATCAAAAAGTAGGACTAGATTGTCTTAAGAGAGGAGCTAACGTTCTCATTGAAAAACCAATTGCAGCTAACGAGTTGGAAGCAAAATCTTTGATAGAGGCCGCTAATGAGAGTAACTGTCTATTACAAGTTGGGCATATTGAAAGATTTAATCCTGCTTTCAGAGAATTAAATAAAATAGTAAATAATGAAGAAATTGTTGTTTTAGAAGCAAGGAGGCACAGTCCTCATGCAGACAGAGCAAATGATGTATCTGTCGTAATGGATTTAATGATTCATGACATTGATCTTATTTTGGAGCTTGTAAACTCAAAAATACAAAAATTAGCAGCAGTTGGAGGAAGAAATAGCGAAGGATTAATAGATTATGTCAATGCTACTTTAGTTTTTAAAAATAATGTTATTGCAAGCCTAACTGCAAGCAAAATGAGTCACAAAAAAATTAGAAATTTAAGTGCTCACTGCCAAAATAGCCTAGTAGAAACTGATTTTTTAAATCACTCTTTACAAATCCATCGAAAGTCTCATGAATCATACACAGCTGAGCATGGAGAATTAGTTTATAGAAATGATGGATATGTCGAAGAAGTTAGCACAACCTCCATTGAACCTCTTTATGCAGAACTGGAGCATTTTCTTAAGTGCGTTCAAGGTAAAGAGACACCTGAGGTAGATGGTGAGCAAGCCTCAAGAGCTTTGAAAATTGCTGATTTTATAGAGCGTGCTGTAGAAAATTCTGGAGATGCAATTTTACTTGAAAATCCTTTCTAA
- a CDS encoding folate-binding protein YgfZ, translated as MQDIKKKFWLEKFDCFSITGKDARKFLNGITTGNILNTENKVIKTCWLTPNGVLRSLIEIVFLERGLEVIILVGNTNEIIDYFNQIIFPADDVLLGEPSLINRIQEIDESSSWRTYQPIFFKIEDKEFEIYKNKLNLLNPNDLKLWKINQAIPSLEMEINGKNNPLELGLQDLIDFNKGCYLGQETMSKIKNVSSLKQEIRIWKSIESNLNLDLKDKNLYINSAKDISVGKITSFFKSDCETKGLAMIKRKYLKEESYFFSEIFGKIIINKSVGSIFL; from the coding sequence ATGCAAGATATAAAAAAAAAGTTTTGGCTTGAAAAATTTGATTGTTTTTCAATTACTGGAAAAGATGCCAGGAAATTTTTGAATGGAATAACAACTGGTAATATTCTTAATACAGAAAATAAAGTTATCAAAACTTGTTGGTTAACTCCAAATGGAGTACTAAGGTCATTAATTGAAATTGTTTTTTTAGAAAGAGGCTTAGAAGTAATTATCTTGGTGGGTAACACAAATGAAATAATTGATTACTTTAATCAAATTATTTTTCCAGCGGACGATGTACTTCTGGGTGAACCTTCCTTGATAAATAGAATTCAGGAAATTGATGAATCTAGTTCATGGAGAACTTACCAGCCTATTTTCTTCAAAATAGAAGATAAAGAATTTGAAATATATAAAAATAAACTAAATTTACTAAATCCCAATGATTTAAAACTTTGGAAGATTAATCAGGCAATACCCTCATTAGAAATGGAAATAAACGGAAAAAATAATCCTCTTGAGCTTGGATTACAAGATCTTATAGATTTTAATAAAGGTTGTTATTTAGGACAAGAAACAATGTCAAAAATAAAAAATGTTTCTTCTCTAAAACAGGAAATAAGAATTTGGAAATCAATTGAATCTAATTTGAATTTAGACTTAAAAGATAAAAATTTATATATAAATTCTGCCAAGGATATTTCTGTAGGTAAAATCACTAGTTTTTTTAAATCAGATTGTGAAACAAAAGGTTTAGCTATGATAAAAAGAAAATATTTAAAGGAAGAAAGTTATTTTTTTTCAGAAATTTTTGGAAAAATTATTATAAATAAATCTGTAGGGTCAATTTTTCTTTAA
- the pyrE gene encoding orotate phosphoribosyltransferase, giving the protein MGKFSNKYDLNKAKLLKQLIEKSYKKGNFTLSSGKKSNHYLNCKPVSLNGEGLNLISDLFLELKDSRSKAVAGLTLGADPIVSGLIVKAALHGLDLDGLIIRKEIKKYGTKAGIEGPKLEEGTLVTVLEDVVTTAGSVIKAIKKLRENNYVVEEVLSIVDRQEGGLEALEDENVKLKSLFTIKDFL; this is encoded by the coding sequence ATGGGCAAATTTTCTAATAAATATGATCTAAATAAAGCAAAATTATTAAAACAGTTAATTGAAAAATCTTACAAAAAAGGGAATTTCACTTTATCTTCAGGGAAAAAAAGTAATCATTACTTGAACTGTAAACCAGTGTCATTAAATGGCGAAGGCTTAAACTTAATCAGTGATTTATTTTTAGAGTTAAAGGACTCAAGGTCAAAAGCTGTAGCAGGATTGACATTAGGTGCAGACCCTATAGTAAGCGGATTAATTGTCAAAGCAGCTTTGCATGGCCTAGACCTTGATGGTTTAATAATTCGGAAAGAAATCAAAAAATACGGTACCAAAGCTGGAATAGAGGGCCCTAAATTAGAAGAAGGAACTTTGGTAACTGTCTTAGAGGATGTGGTTACAACTGCTGGTTCAGTAATAAAAGCTATAAAAAAATTACGAGAAAATAATTATGTTGTTGAGGAAGTTTTGTCTATAGTTGATAGGCAAGAAGGGGGATTAGAAGCCCTTGAAGATGAAAATGTTAAATTAAAGAGTCTTTTTACAATAAAAGACTTTTTATAA